Within Conexibacter woesei DSM 14684, the genomic segment TCCCGTTATACCTCGCCGGACGGACAGGCTCAAACCCGACTGTCCGACCAGCGGAGCTTGGCGCTCAGACAGGGTTTGGAATGTCGACGAAGCGGTGAGCGACGCCGAACCGCTCGGCGACCAGCTCGCCGAGTCGGCGGATGCCGAACGTCTCGGTCGCGTAGTGGCCGGCGGCGAGGAAGTGGATGCCGTTCTCGCGCGCCTGCGCCATCACGTGCTCCTTCGGCTCGCCGGTCATGAACGCGTCGAGCCCGAGCTCGATCGCGGTCGAGATGTCGCCCGCGGCGCCGCCGGAGACGATCCCGAGCGTGCGGACCGCCGGCGGTCCCGCGGCGTTGACGAGCGGGTCGCGGTCGGTCAGCGTCGCGACGCGCGCGACCAGCTCCTCGATCGGCACGCCGCCGTCTTGGTCGAAGTGCGCGACGACGCCGATCGTCGTGCCGCTGTGGGCGAAGGCGGGCTCGGTCCGCGTCGCGCCGAGGCCCGCGGCCAGCAGCGCGTTGTTGCCGACCTCGAGGTGCGCGTCGAGCGGCAGGTGGTACGCCGCCAGCGCGATGTCGGCGGCGAGCAGCGTTCTGAGCCGGCGCGCGTGCGCCGGCCCGATCCGGCGCGGATCGAAGTCCCACAGGATCCCGTGGTGCGCGAGCACCAGCTCCGCGCCGTGGTCGACCGCCCGCTCGAACAGCTCCAGCTGCGCCGAGACCCCCGTGACGACTGTGGTGACCGTCTCGCCGCCGGGAACCTGGAGCCCGTTCGGCCCGTAGTCCGAGAAGCGCTCGATCTCGAGCAGCTCGTCGAGGAAGGCGACGATCTCATCAGTCCGGGCGGCCATGGTCGGGGGCAACGTACCATCGCGCCGCCGCTGTGGAATACTGGACGGGCAGTCATCGGGGCGTGGCGCAGCCTGGTAGCGCGCTCCGTTCGGGTCGGAGAGGTCCCGAGTTCAAATCTCGGCGCCCCGATTATGCAAAACCCCTGCTACGGCGGGGGTTTTGTCGTTGTGGAGGGGCCTGCAGGTGCCATTGCAGGTGCCTTTTTATGCAGAGCGCACGCAGCTCCGGCCGCTCGGGGAGGCCGTGGGCGCACCGGTGGACGGCTGGTTTGGTGCGCGTCCTGACGCGGGGGAGGGAGCGGTGGCGCTGGCGCGGGAACGCTCCCCTGTGGGATCGGAGCGTCTCGGGGAAGGGGTTGCCGGTATGGGCTTGGTCAGTCTTCTCGCGCTGGTGGTGCTGGCGGCGATCGTGGCGTGGATCGTCGGGTCGATCGTGCTGCGCGCCGTGGGGATGCTGTTGATAGTCGCGGGCCTCGTCGTGACGGTCTCCGCGCCGGACGGTGGTCGGGCTGCTGGTGATGCTGACGCTCGGGCTGGCAGGGCACTGGCTCTACGCGTTCCGTCACCACGTCTACGCCGGCCCGCTGGTCGAGCGCGTGTTCCTCCAGTTGCTGCCCGCGCGGCTGGACCCGACGCGCAACTGGATGTAGAGCGCACGCGCGCCGGTGAGGTGCGAGTGCTGGCGTGAGGCCTTGCACCGGATCAGCGAGCCACCTACATTCGCGAGCGCTGCAAGATGCACCAACTGAAAAGCGGCCCGGCGGTGCGCTAACACCCCGGGCCCGGCACCGAAAGGACACTTTCGATGCAGGACCATTGTTCCCGATCGGCCGCGCCTGGCGCGGAGGCCGGTCGATGCTGTGCGCGCCGGTCCGAGGAGAACGACGAACCGGCGGTGGTGGTCTCGCGTGAGGCGCGGGATGCGATCCGTACCGAGCTGATGATCGTGCTGCGCGGCATCGGCGAGATCCACACCGCCGCTGACCATGGCGATTATGCGAGGGCGCGAGCGCTTCGCCGCCGTCACGGCGACGTTCTGCGGTTGCTGGATGACCTGGGCTGGAGTCCGGAGGACCCCGGCGAGCGGTTCGCCATCACGATGCCCACGCCTGGGCTCGTGCGGGTGCTGCGGCTGCTGGAGGCGCACACCGTCGAGGCGCTCGACGCGCACGTGCGCGACGGAGGCGACCACGCGCGGCAGTCGGTGCGATACGTGCTGGCGCTGGTCGCGGCGTGCGGCTCGATCGTGACGCAGCTCGTCGGCGCCGACGAGCCCGACCCCGAGCGGGAGGGCTGAACGGTGCCGCAGAAAAGATCGCGCGCCGTGCTCGGACCAGAGTTCGTAGCGCTCGGCAGAGCGGCGCGGGAGGTCCGCGCCCGCCGGGACCTCTCCCAGGAGGTGCTGGGGTCTCGGGGCGGGCTGCATCGCAACTACGTCGGCGCGATCGAGCGCGGCGAGATCAACCCGACCTTCCGGGTGCTGAGCAAGCTCGCCTATGGACTCGACGTCCCGCTCTCGGAGCTGTTCCTGCTCTACGAGGCGCGACAGCGGGAGGAGGCGATCAGGCGATGAGAGCGACGACCTTCCGCGCGGACGACGACACGCTCGCGCGCCTGAGCACCGTGTCCGAGCGGCTCGGGATCGCGAAGGCGGCGTTCGTCCGGGAGGCGACGATCGCGCGGATAGCGAGCGTGGAGGCGACCGAAGGGCTCGCTGGCGAGCACGTCGAACGGGTCGTGCGCGAGCGCGTGAACGAAGCGGTGCTGCCGCTCCATGCGCGCCTGCGGCGCCTTGAGCTGCATATCGCTCACCGTCCGCGCCGAGGAGCGCCGCACTCCGCGTTCTCGATCGCGGGGACGCCCTTCATCAAGTGGAACTCCTGCGTGATGAAACCGACCTCGTTGCGACGGTAGTCCGCAGCCTCGTTGGCCGAGAGGAGCGCGAGGTCATCACGCCGGCTCCTCGGCTGGATAGCAGGCGTTCCATCGCCGTCGGCTCCGATCGGTCGCATCGGGTCCGTAGGGAGCCCGGGCCCGCGCCTCCTATGCAGAGGTCAGTCCGCGTACGACGCGCATCGTGCGCATGTTCGGGAGCTGGATGCGGGGAAGTGGTCCGGCGCTGTGCAGGGTGCGGCGGGCGGTCGGGTGCACGTCGGGGTGGCGTGCGTCGTCTTTGGAGAGGTACATCGCGACCGCAGCTCCTTCATCTCTGTTCTCCGTTCGTAGCACCGTCCCGATACGGAATAGGCTAGATGATATAGCGCCATATGTCCAGCTCGGCAACTCGCCAAACATCGGGCTTCCGATGGGTCGGCTGGTGCGGTCGGCCGGGGTAGGGCGCCGCGAAGCCGCCGCGGCAACGGCGAGATGCGAGTCACTCGGGACTCAAGCAGGACTCAAACATGCATTCGGAGTCATTCAATTGGTGGCCATTGCGCTTGCTCTGAACTGTTTGCGCCCGGCCGGTTGAGATGGTAGCTATAGCATTTAGTATCTATCCTAGAGAGAGGGTGCGCAATGCGACGGTTGCTGGTCGGAGCCGTATTGGCCGTACTGCTGGGTTGCCTGCTGCCTGCGGCCGCGAGCGCGTTGGACGTCGATGTGACGGCGGCGCCGTACAGTGCCGCCGGTGACGGGGTGACGAACGATCGGCTCGCGATCCAGAGCGCGATCGACGCGGTCAACGCGGCCGGCGGCGGGACGGTGACGCTGCCGGCGTCGAGAACGTTCCTGTCCGGCAACCTGCGGCTGAAGTCGAACGTAGAGCTGATCATCGCCAGAGGGGCGACGCTGAAGCAGAGCCAGACGGTCGCACACTACGACTACACCCCTCTCAGAGGGATGATCATCGACCTCACGATCCCGTGGAACTTCACCTTCTACCGGAACTTTCCGCTCGTCTACGCGGCATCGGCGAGAAACGTGAAGGTGACCGGCAGAGGCACGATCGAGATGACCCACCTGCCGAACGTCGCCGACACGATCCTCAACGACGCGATCGGCCTTTACCAGGTTACGGGCTTCGAGCTGGCGGACCTGCACGTGATCGGCGGCGGCGTCCCCTACATCGGCATCTACTTCAGCGACAACGGCTCGATGCACGACATGACGCTCAACGAGCCCTACAAGGACCCGGTCAGCGGCCTCGAGCTGATCAGCTCGCAGCACGTCGTCGTCGAGGACAACGTGATGCGCAACCCGGACGGCAGACCAGGGGTCACCGATGACGGGATCGCGCTCGGCACCATACACAGAGATCCGCGCTCGACCGGCTGGTGGAGAAGCGACGTGTCGGAGCCGCTCTCCGACGTGATCGTGCGCAACAACATCGTCGAGACGGAGTGCTGCAGCGCGCTCGCGTTCATCCCGTGGGCGTCGGTCACCGCCGACAAGCGCGACGGGGAGATGCGCAACATACTGATCGAGAACAACGTCCTCAACGCGCCGGCGACGTGGGACTCCGTCAAGTGCTGGTGCGACAACCCCTGGAACGGCCCGGGCGGCGCCGCGTACACCGCGACCGACAGCGATCAGGCGCAGATGACCAACATCCGCTTCTCCGGCAACACCTACGCCGGAAGAGTGAACGAGTTCATCAGAGCCAACATCGCGGGCGTTCGCGGCGCTCCGTTCCATCCCGGCGAACCGTTCATCCAGAACCCAGGGTTCGAGACGACCGGGACGTCCAGCTGGTCGACGGTCGGCACCGCGAGCCAGGTCGGTGCGACCGACGGGCTCTCGGTCGGCCAGTCGGGCAGATTCTACGGGTACATCCAGGACTTCAGAACGGGCTACACGGCGCTCGGCCAGGGCGTGGGGCTCGCGGCCAGCACGAGCTATCGCTATCGGGCGAGAGTCCAGACCAGCGGCGCGAACGTGCGCCTCTTCGTCCACAACCAGTGCACCAACACCACGGTCGCCGTGCTGAACGTCTCGGCGACGAGCTGGACGACGTACGACCTGCCGTTC encodes:
- a CDS encoding helix-turn-helix domain-containing protein; translated protein: MLGPEFVALGRAAREVRARRDLSQEVLGSRGGLHRNYVGAIERGEINPTFRVLSKLAYGLDVPLSELFLLYEARQREEAIRR
- a CDS encoding Nif3-like dinuclear metal center hexameric protein, with the protein product MAARTDEIVAFLDELLEIERFSDYGPNGLQVPGGETVTTVVTGVSAQLELFERAVDHGAELVLAHHGILWDFDPRRIGPAHARRLRTLLAADIALAAYHLPLDAHLEVGNNALLAAGLGATRTEPAFAHSGTTIGVVAHFDQDGGVPIEELVARVATLTDRDPLVNAAGPPAVRTLGIVSGGAAGDISTAIELGLDAFMTGEPKEHVMAQARENGIHFLAAGHYATETFGIRRLGELVAERFGVAHRFVDIPNPV
- a CDS encoding endopygalactorunase; its protein translation is MAVLLGCLLPAAASALDVDVTAAPYSAAGDGVTNDRLAIQSAIDAVNAAGGGTVTLPASRTFLSGNLRLKSNVELIIARGATLKQSQTVAHYDYTPLRGMIIDLTIPWNFTFYRNFPLVYAASARNVKVTGRGTIEMTHLPNVADTILNDAIGLYQVTGFELADLHVIGGGVPYIGIYFSDNGSMHDMTLNEPYKDPVSGLELISSQHVVVEDNVMRNPDGRPGVTDDGIALGTIHRDPRSTGWWRSDVSEPLSDVIVRNNIVETECCSALAFIPWASVTADKRDGEMRNILIENNVLNAPATWDSVKCWCDNPWNGPGGAAYTATDSDQAQMTNIRFSGNTYAGRVNEFIRANIAGVRGAPFHPGEPFIQNPGFETTGTSSWSTVGTASQVGATDGLSVGQSGRFYGYIQDFRTGYTALGQGVGLAASTSYRYRARVQTSGANVRLFVHNQCTNTTVAVLNVSATSWTTYDLPFTTTTACSNYEIGIDPAGSTSGWARIDDVELHGPAMDEGDPKFTYSGMWQQWLDPVDFGGTHLTTSSAGATANVTFYGTEARWRGTRGPNMGYADIWLDGVFRGTVDLYSGSFATGADLWSTGTVARGWHVLGIRAQGARNPLSSADYVAIDSVAVSGY